GGCAACAAGCCATCACCAACCAACAAACACCAACAGCGCTGATCCTATCACGGCAAAATCTACAGCAACACTCCCGTACCGCTGAACAGCTAGCCAATATCCAACGAGGGGGTTATATATTACGCAGTAATAGCCAAACCCCTGAATTATTGCTGATTGCAACGGGTTCCGAAGTCACTTTAGCCGTTGAAGCATGGCAATATCTCACCAACCAAGGCTTTAAAGTCAATGTTATTTCCATGCCATCAACGGACACCTTTGATAAGCAGTCCACTGACTACCAACAATGTGTATTGCCCAATCATGTTCGCAACCGAATTGCTATCGAAGCCAGTATCAGTGATTACTGGAGAAAATATGTAGGGCTTGATGGGTTAGTTATGGGAATGAATAGTTTTGGTGAATCTGCCCCCGCTGAACAATTATTTGATTATTTTGGTTTTACGGTGGAGAAACTTATTCAGCAATCGTTATCATTATTACAGCCCAAAGCGTAACCAATAGCGAAGTTATTTAAATCTGTTATCCTACTTTGTAATTTATATTACAAGCCAAATAATAAAATCATTATTTGGCTTATTTTTTCTTATCATAAATAAGCGAATAATCTATTTTATCCGCTTATTGCATTTAATTACTGAATACTATATCCGCCATCAATCACTAAATTATGTCCCGTGATCATATCGGAAGCATCACTAGCTAAAAAGAGCGCGCAGGCAGCAATTTCTGACGGTTCCGCAAAACGCCTTGCTGGGATTTTCTCTTTCATTTCATCGCCTTTTGGCCCTTCCCATGCTTTTTTGCCCAGCTCAGTGAGAACGATAGTCGGTGATATCGCATTGGTTTGAATGCCCTTAGGGCTCCACTCTAATGCCAAAACCTGGGTTAAACCAATAATCGCGGCCTTGCTTGCACAATAAGCAGCATGTTGATCCAATGCAATAACTCCGGCCTGTGATGCCATATTAATTACCTTACCTTTTCCTTGTTTAATCATGATATTACCTGCTGCTTGGCACACAAGGAATGTACCTTTAAGATTGACATTCATGGTCAAATCCCAGTCCTGCTCACTTAAATGCTCTGCGGGTGCCAATGCAACAATCCCCGCACTATTGACTGCAATATCCAATGCACCGTAATGATTTACCACTTGCTCAACCATTTGCAATACAGAATCCTTCTTTGTAATATCACATTGAATACCAATGGTATTTTTCATTCCGTT
The window above is part of the Providencia sp. R33 genome. Proteins encoded here:
- a CDS encoding SDR family oxidoreductase, producing the protein MAKFNGFNTQFSLDGKVALITGGAAGIGLAIAQLYVEKGAKVALVDKSENVIDVANGMKNTIGIQCDITKKDSVLQMVEQVVNHYGALDIAVNSAGIVALAPAEHLSEQDWDLTMNVNLKGTFLVCQAAGNIMIKQGKGKVINMASQAGVIALDQHAAYCASKAAIIGLTQVLALEWSPKGIQTNAISPTIVLTELGKKAWEGPKGDEMKEKIPARRFAEPSEIAACALFLASDASDMITGHNLVIDGGYSIQ